A stretch of DNA from Halioglobus japonicus:
TACCATGGACACGGGAAAATTCCAGGGGGCAATAATGCCTACCACGCCCAGTGGCTGGTACTCGATCCGCGAGCGCGCGCCCAGCAGCCCCAACGGAAACATGCTGGGACGTTTCTGTGGCTTCATCCAGGTGCGAAGATGCTTGCGGGCATGTTTCATGGCACCGAGCGAACCGCCAATGTCGGTGAGCAGGTTAATCTCTCGTGGACGGCAGGTGAAATCACTGTTCATCGCTGTGCTCAACTGGTCGCTGTAGCGCAGGATGGCATCAATACAACGATCAATCCGATCGATCCGGGCTTCTACACTGACTTCTCCCTCGCGCAGATAATCTTCTCGCTGGGCCGCTAGGGTGTCGGACATCACGGCCGCAATACCGGCCTGCTGGGTGGGGTTCTCTGGGGCGTTCATGATTTTGATTCTCCCGTGTGTAGTGGAGCCCCAGCTTAGCCTATGCCGGGACAAGTTTGCAGTGGCTTCAGATCGACCGTTTTATAGCTCCAGAGGTTCGCAGACCGCCTGCAGCGCACTGAGCGCCGGGCAGGCGTTAAGCAGCACCTGATGCTGGCTGAGGCTCAGCTCAGCCCAGGCCTGCCCGATCTCGCGCCACACCTGAACCTGAAAGGTTTTCACCACGGCGCGAAACGGGAAACCCCGCAATTCACCGTCGTAGAGTGCCTCACCGCTGTCAAAGGCGCTCTCATTGAATTTAGTCTGCCCCCGGCGACCTCCCGGTCATAGGCAACGGCATTCTGGGCCATGAGGGGAATAAAGGTCGCGCCCACCACATCCAGTAGCGGACCAAGGGCCTCACTCAGTGCACTCTCACCGCCACTGTGGCCATGCTCTCCCATTGATATCTTCTGCAGCCAGACATGCGTTCGGGGAGCTATCTCACGCATGAGTTCCTCCGCTCGCCCGTCACCAAGGTTCATGGCTAGCTGGCCATAGGCACTGGCGTCCGCCAGGCTGAACTGATCACCCAATAAATATGGCTGGACTGCCAAAAGCGATTCCATCGCCGCCAGGTAGTCACGCCAGCTCTGATCCAGCAGTGTATGTGTCGAGGGAAAGCCTTCTCTGGAGGGGGGAGTCAGCGCCAATGGCATACCACAATCGTAATCAGACGGGGCAACACTAAACAAATAGGGGCAACGACGGACCTGACGCTGCGGCAGTTCTCTGGCGAGACGACGCGCAAAACCCGGGGGCAACAAGCGACTCATTTCCGCCGCTGTCTTGTCGCCCATCTTATTGGTGTGTGCCGAGTTCACCCAGCGATGATGGTGCACCATATACAGACCGAATTCGTCGAAGGCTTCGTCGAGAAGCCGACACACAAAGGCCAGCACGGGGTCCTCAGGGACGAGGTGGCCCGCACCGCGCAGGGCGAGATCCCGACCCAGCCCACTCGAATCGTAGCGAATATCTTCGCCATCGAAGCGGTAGAAAGGCACCGAGGGATATTCGTCCATTCCGCTGACAAGCGCGGGCACCCGGGTAATTTTTCCTCGGGTCCGCGCCAGGCCCAGTTGCGCATACAACGCCGTGTTTTGCCAGCGAGAGCCCTGAGCCGGTAATCGTCGCCAGGCCACGCCGGCACCGTCCGCCAGGGCCTGCATTTTGAGCTGATATGGCGAGGCCTCCACACCAAAAAACGTCAGTTGCTGGGCGGGTGCTCCTCGCATTACGGCTTGGCGCTATCCACGAGGGCGCGAATAATGGCCGGCTGTTCCAGTGAAACAAAGTGATTGGTCTGCTGCGTATGGACGATATTGAGACCCGCATTCTGCTCCGCACCCTGCTCGGCGCTCGCCGTCATCGTAGGATTGTCGAGTACGTGATCTTTCTCGCCAATCACCACATCAATATGTGCGTAGCCATTGAATAGCACTGCGGTGTGTTCTGCCTGCCAGCGACGAATGCTGACAAAATTGGTCACCGCCGTTGCGTAGCGCCGAGGTGTGAAAAAGATTGACTGACACAGCGCAGTCTTTAAAGGATTGGTAGGCCGCATCATCGGGTTTTCCAGAATCCGCTCGGGCGGCGCTTTCCGCAGCAGCGTCATGACCAAGGGGAATATCCATCTGGCAATAGTAAACCCTAAAGGCCTGCTGGTAGGGCCAACGGTACGCGCCTGCGGCAGCACCGCAGCCTCGAGTATGGCGCTCACTGCGCGCTCCTCAGGGCGCATTACCGCAGGGAACTGCCTGGCCGCCTCGAGCGTTACCGCACCCCCGCGAGAATGGCCATGAACAGTCACCTGAGTGCCACTGGCCAGTTGCTGTACAACCTGCGCCAGCACAAAGCCGTCGTGCTCAATCGTACCCAGCGGATAGGGATTCGCAGACCAGTCCACCAGCGGCGTGATATCGCCGTCGAAAGGATTGTGGTAGTCAGCGTTGTTGACGAGGATAAGCTGGCCGGTGAAGTCCTGATAAAGCGCCTGGAAATAGCGCATATCCTCGAGAAAACCGGGAAATGCTACTACGGTGCGTGAGTCATCCTCACTGCCGGTGCGAACCGCAATGACAGTATCACCAGTGCAATACAGCGCTCCACCCTCATCACGCCCGGGCCAGTCCGCGGTGAATCGGCGAGGCTGAACCTTGTTAGCGAAATGATATCGGCACCCGAGAAAAATACCGACCGCTAAGGCCATTAGGGTCGTAAACACACTCATCGTCACACTCCGTTACAGAACCGGGGTCTTAAGATGCCAGCCCTATCTTTTTTGTAAAGACTTTCAGCCGGTAATGGCGTCCAGAATCTCGATCTCGGGTGCGGCCGCCACCAGGCCTGCCAACTTTTGGTTGGCCGCCTGGAAGTGCTCTGACTTACTGTGGGCATCCAGCGCTTCCGGGCTGGCATACTGTTCCATAACCTTATACACCTGCGGATTACTGGTACTGCGGTTCAGCGCGTAAAACACGTTGCCCGGTTCGTTAGCCCGCACCTGGGCGGTCAGCTCCATAAACGCCTGTTCAAACTCAGCATTCTTGCCTTCCTGCACCGTAATGGTTGCCAGTAGTCCAATCGCCATGGTTTTTCCTCTTGTGTTTTTAGGACAGATACTACGTGCTAATAGCCCGCCTGCCCTGATGTTATCTCTTGATAAAAAGTGGGCTCCAGCCGCTCGTAGCGATCGCTGCGAGGTCTGCGCACATAAACCTCGTCCTGGTCTACCTGATTCAGATGATAGGCCTGACGACGCAAATCCGTCTTGAGCAGTTTAAAGGTTCCTGTGGTCGCTATATTGCGTTGGACCCTTAAAAACACCGGCCTGGCGTAAATGGGCAGCTCGGCATCGACAAGCTCTGTAAAGCTCTCGACATCAAACTCGGCCCCCTGCTCGAGGGCAAATGCCACCATGCCCGCGCGTCCCTCGGCACCTGGCACCTCGACGCCGTAAACATTCGCCATATCAATCTGCGCGTGCTGATTGAGCACCTCGCCTACTTCATTGGTAGACACATTTTCTGCACGCCAGCGGAATGTATCGCCGGTGCGATCGACAAACTGAAAGTGTTTCAGACCGAAGGCAAAGCCAACGTCGATCTGACGCACAAGATCACCGGTATTGAACCACCTGTCACCGTCTTGCAGCACACCGGTAATAATTTTTTTAGCGGTAGCAGATGGGTCGGTGTAGCCATCAAAAAGCGCCTTATCGGATATTTCGCCTAGCAACAGCCCCGGCTCACCCAAAGGCACCTCTATACAGCGACCATTGGCATCACGAATAATATCGTCGTTTTCGTGGTCGTAGCTCACGAGTGCCACCTTGCTGATGGCGGCACCAATCGTCTTGTCCTTATTGAGCATATTGAGGAACGTGACATTGCCTTCGCTGGAACCATAGATTTCGCAAATTCGAGAAATCCCAAAGCGCCCCTTGAACTCGTCCCACACATCCGGTCTCAAGCCATTGCCGAGCATCTTCTCGAGGGAATTGTGCTTCTCCTCGGGACACTCAGGCTGCATGGTGAGATAACGACACAATTCGCCCACATAAATAAAGCTGTTGGGGCGATACTTCTGTATCTCCGGCCAGAATTTTGATGCAGAGAAGCTGCGCCGCAACACAACAGACGCCCCCACAGCAATAAAGGCGCAGAAGCCAGGCCCCATCCCGGTGATATGGTATATGGGTAAGCAGAGATAGAGCCGATCCTCAGGCTTCACACGGAAGCCAATCGCTCCCATGGCCTGCCCCGCGGCCAGTATGCGGCGATGGGGCATCACAGCAGCCTTGGGCAATCCCGTGGTCCCGGAGGTGAAGATATACAGCGCCGTTTCTCCAGCGGTAATCTCACGC
This window harbors:
- a CDS encoding glutathione S-transferase domain-containing protein — its product is MRGAPAQQLTFFGVEASPYQLKMQALADGAGVAWRRLPAQGSRWQNTALYAQLGLARTRGKITRVPALVSGMDEYPSVPFYRFDGEDIRYDSSGLGRDLALRGAGHLVPEDPVLAFVCRLLDEAFDEFGLYMVHHHRWVNSAHTNKMGDKTAAEMSRLLPPGFARRLARELPQRQVRRCPYLFSVAPSDYDCGMPLALTPPSREGFPSTHTLLDQSWRDYLAAMESLLAVQPYLLGDQFSLADASAYGQLAMNLGDGRAEELMREIAPRTHVWLQKISMGEHGHSGGESALSEALGPLLDVVGATFIPLMAQNAVAYDREVAGGRLNSMRAPLTAVRHSTTVNCGVSRFAPW
- a CDS encoding alpha/beta fold hydrolase; this translates as MSVFTTLMALAVGIFLGCRYHFANKVQPRRFTADWPGRDEGGALYCTGDTVIAVRTGSEDDSRTVVAFPGFLEDMRYFQALYQDFTGQLILVNNADYHNPFDGDITPLVDWSANPYPLGTIEHDGFVLAQVVQQLASGTQVTVHGHSRGGAVTLEAARQFPAVMRPEERAVSAILEAAVLPQARTVGPTSRPLGFTIARWIFPLVMTLLRKAPPERILENPMMRPTNPLKTALCQSIFFTPRRYATAVTNFVSIRRWQAEHTAVLFNGYAHIDVVIGEKDHVLDNPTMTASAEQGAEQNAGLNIVHTQQTNHFVSLEQPAIIRALVDSAKP
- a CDS encoding putative quinol monooxygenase; translated protein: MAIGLLATITVQEGKNAEFEQAFMELTAQVRANEPGNVFYALNRSTSNPQVYKVMEQYASPEALDAHSKSEHFQAANQKLAGLVAAAPEIEILDAITG
- a CDS encoding long-chain-acyl-CoA synthetase, with translation MSNRSKIGEFFRVTKEFAGVIPYLNYRQPDDASQVSLGALFEDTAAKFPDNTMLLFEDREWTYRAFNAEVNQLARVLASRGIGRGDTVALFMENRAEYVLSMLAVVKLGASCSLINNSLTGAGLVHCIQVSEARACIVGEERVAVLDEVRSDLGLENAAGYLWLQDHGIEAMPAWALDARSEMAVMADQNLEVTREITAGETALYIFTSGTTGLPKAAVMPHRRILAAGQAMGAIGFRVKPEDRLYLCLPIYHITGMGPGFCAFIAVGASVVLRRSFSASKFWPEIQKYRPNSFIYVGELCRYLTMQPECPEEKHNSLEKMLGNGLRPDVWDEFKGRFGISRICEIYGSSEGNVTFLNMLNKDKTIGAAISKVALVSYDHENDDIIRDANGRCIEVPLGEPGLLLGEISDKALFDGYTDPSATAKKIITGVLQDGDRWFNTGDLVRQIDVGFAFGLKHFQFVDRTGDTFRWRAENVSTNEVGEVLNQHAQIDMANVYGVEVPGAEGRAGMVAFALEQGAEFDVESFTELVDAELPIYARPVFLRVQRNIATTGTFKLLKTDLRRQAYHLNQVDQDEVYVRRPRSDRYERLEPTFYQEITSGQAGY